Part of the Fodinicola acaciae genome is shown below.
GACGGGGAACCAGGTCGCGGGGTCGTGACTCATCCCCGGCATGGACGGTTCGAGCGAGCGTGACCAGCTCGAGGACATCTTCCGGACGTGCCACGCACGCCTGCTGGTGGCCGCGTACGCGCTGACCGGCGACGTCACCGAGGCGCAGGACGTTGTCGCGGAGGCCTTCATGCGTGGCGTGGCGCGAAAGTCGACGCTGCTGGCCGTCGACAGTCCGGAGGCCTGGCTGCGTACGGTCGCGCGCAACGTGGCGCGCCGCCGCTGGCGCCGCTCACGGCAACTGGCCACGCTCCTGCACAAAACCGCCGCCGGAGCGCCGAAAGCCAACCCCGAGCTGTCGCCCGACCGCGTCGCGATGATGGTCGCGATCCGCCGGCTGCCGGTCGCGCAGCGGGAAACCGTCGCGCTGCACTACATCGCGGACCTCTCGGTCGACGACGTGGCGCGTACGCTCGGCGTCTCGCCAGGCACGGTGAAGTCACGCCTGTCGCGCGCACGCGACACTCTTTCCACCTATCTGTCCACTGTGGACACCACGGCCGGACGGGAGGAGGCACGATGAACCCGACCGATTTCCGTGACGTACGCGACCAGATCACCGCGGCCGCCGAGGTGCCTGACCTCGACATCGTCTATCGGATGGGAAAACGCCGCCGCTCGGCCGTACGCACCGCCACCGCCTTGGCCGTCGTCATCGTGTTGGTCGCCACCGCGCTGATCGGCGTGAACCTGCTCGTCGGCCGGCAGGACCGGCTGCCGCTCGGCCCCCGGCCGACGCTGCCCGCGCCGGTGCACGGGTCGCTGCGCGGCAGCGTTTTCGATCTCGAACAGCCACCTCCGCTGTGGAAGGTGGCGACGGTCAACGCGTATCAGTCGTACGCGTTGATGATGAACAATGCCAGGCAGATGCCGGTCATCGCGCGAACCTTCGACGCCGGCAACAGCTGGCGGGCCTGGCGGCTGCCGTCGGTGATGACCGAGGTGACGGCCATGAGCCCGATTTCCGGCCAGCTGCTTTATGTCGCTGCCAGGACCGCCGACAACAGGTTCGCGGGCTACCTGAGCCGCGACGGTGGCGAGAGTTGGGCACCGATGCCGGCCGAAGGCAGCCGGATCGCCGTCGTGCCGGCGGGTTGGACCCTGATCCGCTATGGAAGCCCGACGGGCGGCGTCAGCAAGGACGACGCGTATTTCGGCATCGACCCGACAGGCGTACGACACCGGTTGCTGCGGCAGCC
Proteins encoded:
- a CDS encoding RNA polymerase sigma factor, which codes for MDGSSERDQLEDIFRTCHARLLVAAYALTGDVTEAQDVVAEAFMRGVARKSTLLAVDSPEAWLRTVARNVARRRWRRSRQLATLLHKTAAGAPKANPELSPDRVAMMVAIRRLPVAQRETVALHYIADLSVDDVARTLGVSPGTVKSRLSRARDTLSTYLSTVDTTAGREEAR